The proteins below come from a single Pseudomonas chlororaphis genomic window:
- a CDS encoding flagellar hook-basal body protein FliE, with product MSQGIEFNRLMLDMRAMQMDAMAQPKSVAVPQVGGSSFSDMLGQAVNKVNDTQQASNQLASAFEMGKSGVDLTDVMISSQKASVSFQALTQVRNKLVQAYQDIMQMPV from the coding sequence ATGAGCCAAGGTATTGAATTTAATCGATTGATGTTGGACATGCGGGCCATGCAAATGGACGCCATGGCCCAGCCCAAGTCGGTCGCGGTCCCCCAGGTGGGTGGCAGCAGCTTTTCCGACATGCTCGGTCAGGCCGTCAATAAAGTGAACGATACCCAGCAGGCGTCGAACCAATTAGCCAGTGCTTTTGAAATGGGCAAAAGTGGTGTCGACCTCACAGACGTGATGATCTCTTCGCAGAAAGCCAGTGTCTCGTTCCAGGCGTTGACCCAGGTTCGCAACAAACTGGTTCAAGCCTATCAAGACATCATGCAGATGCCGGTTTAA
- a CDS encoding ATPase AAA, which yields MWRETKILLIDDDSVRRRDLAVILNFLGEENLPCGSHDWQQAVGSLSSSREVICVLIGTVNAPATLLGLLKTLSTWDEFLPVLLMGENSSLDLPEDQRRRVLSTLEMPPSYSKLLDSLHRAQVYREMYDQARERGRHREPNLFRSLVGTSRAIQHVRQMMQQVADTDASVLILGESGTGKEVVARNLHYHSKRREAPFVPVNCGAIPAELLESELFGHEKGAFTGAITSRAGRFELANGGTLFLDEIGDMPLPMQVKLLRVLQERTFERVGSNKTQSVDVRIIAATHKNLESMIEIGSFREDLYYRLNVFPIEMAPLRERVEDIPLLMNELISRMEHEKRGSIRFNSAAIMSLCRHGWPGNVRELANLVERMAIMHPYGVIGVNELPKKFRYVDDEDEQMVDSLRSDLEERVAINGHTPDFTANALLPPEGLDLKDYLGGLEQGLIQQALDDANGIVARAAERLRIRRTTLVEKMRKYGMSRREGDEQADD from the coding sequence ATGTGGCGTGAAACCAAAATTCTCCTGATCGATGACGATAGCGTTCGCCGCCGTGACCTGGCGGTGATCCTGAATTTTCTTGGCGAAGAAAATCTGCCCTGCGGCAGCCATGATTGGCAGCAGGCCGTCGGCTCCTTGTCGTCCAGCCGTGAAGTCATTTGTGTCCTTATCGGGACCGTAAATGCTCCCGCTACGCTATTGGGCTTGCTAAAGACACTCTCAACCTGGGATGAGTTCCTTCCGGTTTTGTTGATGGGCGAAAATTCTTCCCTTGACTTGCCAGAAGACCAGCGTCGCCGTGTGCTTTCCACGCTCGAAATGCCGCCCAGCTACAGCAAGTTGCTGGATTCGCTGCACCGTGCGCAGGTCTATCGCGAGATGTACGACCAGGCCCGCGAGCGCGGCCGGCACCGCGAACCCAATCTTTTCCGCAGCCTCGTCGGCACCAGCCGGGCCATCCAGCACGTTCGCCAGATGATGCAGCAGGTCGCCGATACCGATGCCAGCGTGCTGATCCTGGGCGAGTCGGGTACCGGCAAGGAAGTGGTCGCGCGCAACCTGCATTACCATTCCAAGCGCCGCGAAGCGCCGTTCGTGCCGGTCAATTGCGGAGCGATTCCGGCCGAATTGCTGGAAAGCGAACTGTTCGGCCATGAGAAGGGCGCCTTCACCGGTGCCATCACCAGTCGCGCCGGGCGTTTCGAGCTGGCCAATGGTGGCACGCTGTTTCTCGATGAAATCGGCGACATGCCCCTGCCGATGCAGGTCAAGCTGCTGCGGGTCTTGCAGGAGCGTACATTCGAGCGCGTGGGCAGTAACAAGACCCAAAGCGTCGATGTACGGATCATTGCCGCGACCCACAAGAATCTCGAGAGCATGATCGAGATCGGCAGTTTCCGCGAAGACCTCTATTACCGCCTCAACGTATTCCCGATCGAAATGGCGCCGCTGCGTGAGCGGGTCGAAGACATTCCGCTGCTGATGAATGAATTGATTTCGCGCATGGAGCACGAGAAGCGCGGTTCGATCCGCTTCAACTCGGCAGCGATCATGTCCTTGTGCCGGCATGGCTGGCCGGGCAACGTCCGCGAGCTGGCCAACCTGGTGGAGCGCATGGCGATCATGCACCCGTACGGGGTGATCGGTGTGAACGAACTGCCGAAGAAATTCCGCTATGTCGACGATGAAGACGAGCAGATGGTCGACAGCCTGCGCAGTGATCTGGAAGAGCGGGTGGCGATCAACGGCCACACACCGGACTTCACCGCCAATGCCCTGCTGCCACCCGAAGGCCTGGACCTCAAGGACTACCTTGGCGGCCTGGAGCAAGGGCTGATCCAGCAGGCCCTGGACGACGCCAACGGAATTGTCGCCCGTGCTGCGGAACGCCTGCGCATTCGCCGGACCACCCTGGTGGAAAAAATGCGCAAGTACGGCATGAGCCGACGCGAAGGTGATGAACAGGCGGATGATTGA
- a CDS encoding flagellar assembly protein FliT — protein sequence MSLVLQRIEQTRDALVDALAQRNWEAIGQLDLTCRSCMEDVLSESGVDEATLRNNLEELLGVYKQLLEAATGERQAIVDEMSQVHQAQNAAKVYHLFG from the coding sequence ATGAGTCTTGTCTTGCAGCGAATAGAACAAACCCGTGATGCGTTGGTCGATGCCCTGGCCCAGCGCAACTGGGAGGCAATCGGTCAGTTGGACTTGACGTGCCGTTCGTGCATGGAAGACGTCCTGAGTGAATCCGGGGTGGACGAGGCGACGTTGCGTAACAATCTTGAGGAATTGCTGGGGGTCTACAAGCAGTTGCTCGAGGCGGCGACAGGGGAGCGCCAGGCAATCGTCGACGAGATGTCGCAAGTCCATCAAGCACAGAACGCTGCAAAGGTTTACCATCTGTTCGGTTAA
- a CDS encoding Fis family transcriptional regulator, whose product MATKVLLVEDDRALREALADTLMLAGHDHVSVGSAEEALLAVGREAFSLVVSDVNMPGMDGHQLLGLLRVRQPQLPVLLMTAHGAVERAVDAMRQGAADYLVKPFEPKALLDLVARHALGSLGPEREGPVAIEPASAQLLELAARVARSDSTVLISGESGTGKEVLARYIHQQSHRANEPFIAINCAAIPDNMLEATLFGHEKGSFTGAIAAQAGKFEQADGGTILLDEISEMPMGLQAKLLRVLQEREVERVGARKPISLDIRVVATTNRDLAGEVAAGRFREDLYYRLSVFPLAWRPLRERTADILPLAERLLARHVNKMKHAAARFSPQAQACLIAYPWPGNVRELDNAIQRALILQQGGVIQPEDFCLAGPVACAPLPALSVVSTVAAAPAVEVEGESAGALGDDLRRREFQMIIDTLRAERGRRKEAAERLGISPRTLRYKLAQMRDAGMDVEAYLFAS is encoded by the coding sequence ATGGCGACCAAAGTACTGCTGGTTGAAGACGATCGAGCCCTGCGCGAAGCGCTGGCCGATACGCTGATGCTGGCCGGGCATGATCATGTTTCCGTCGGGTCGGCGGAAGAGGCGTTGCTGGCCGTGGGGCGGGAGGCGTTCAGCCTGGTGGTCAGCGACGTCAATATGCCGGGCATGGACGGCCATCAGTTGTTGGGCCTGTTACGTGTCCGCCAGCCGCAACTGCCGGTGCTGCTGATGACGGCCCACGGTGCTGTCGAGCGCGCGGTGGATGCCATGCGCCAGGGGGCCGCCGATTATCTGGTCAAGCCATTCGAGCCCAAGGCGCTGCTGGACCTGGTGGCTCGCCATGCGCTGGGCAGTCTCGGGCCCGAACGCGAAGGGCCGGTGGCCATCGAGCCGGCCAGTGCCCAGTTGCTGGAGCTGGCCGCGCGGGTGGCGCGCAGTGATTCGACCGTGTTGATTTCCGGGGAGTCCGGTACCGGCAAGGAGGTGCTGGCGCGCTATATCCACCAGCAATCGCACCGCGCCAACGAGCCGTTCATCGCCATCAACTGCGCGGCGATTCCCGACAACATGCTCGAAGCTACGCTGTTCGGTCATGAAAAGGGTTCGTTCACCGGCGCCATCGCTGCCCAGGCGGGCAAGTTCGAGCAGGCCGACGGCGGCACGATCCTGCTCGATGAAATTTCCGAGATGCCCATGGGGCTGCAAGCCAAGTTATTGCGGGTGTTGCAGGAGCGGGAAGTGGAGCGGGTGGGGGCACGCAAGCCCATCAGCCTGGATATCCGCGTGGTGGCGACCACCAACCGCGACCTGGCCGGCGAAGTGGCGGCGGGGCGTTTTCGTGAGGACCTGTATTACCGCCTGTCGGTCTTTCCGCTGGCCTGGCGACCACTGCGCGAGCGCACCGCCGATATCCTGCCGCTGGCCGAGCGGCTGTTGGCCAGGCACGTCAATAAAATGAAGCACGCGGCCGCCAGGTTTTCTCCGCAGGCCCAGGCTTGCCTGATCGCTTATCCATGGCCGGGCAATGTCCGCGAATTGGATAACGCCATTCAGCGGGCGTTGATCCTGCAGCAGGGTGGTGTGATCCAGCCGGAAGATTTCTGCCTGGCCGGCCCGGTGGCCTGCGCGCCATTGCCGGCCTTGTCAGTGGTTTCAACCGTGGCTGCGGCGCCTGCGGTCGAAGTGGAAGGCGAGTCGGCCGGCGCCCTGGGAGATGACCTGCGCCGGCGTGAATTCCAGATGATCATCGACACCCTTCGGGCCGAGCGCGGCCGCCGCAAGGAAGCCGCCGAGCGCCTGGGTATCAGCCCTCGCACGCTGCGCTACAAGCTGGCGCAAATGCGCGATGCCGGCATGGACGTAGAGGCCTACCTGTTCGCCAGTTGA
- a CDS encoding histidine kinase — protein MSQAAQAQMSPVPDPGHLPSAEQASRLGLEQAFSLFNQMSSQLTDSYSLLEARVTELKGELAVVSAQRMQELAEKERLANRLQNLLDLLPGGVIVIDAHGRVREANPAACELLGLPLEGELWRHVIARCFAPREDDGHEVSLKDGRRLSISTRSLDAEPGQLVLLNDLTETRHLQDQLARHERLSSLGRMVASLAHQIRTPLSAALLYASHLTEQPLPMETQQRFAGRLKERLHELEHQVRDMLVFARGELPLTDRVTPKALLQSLQAAALTHVQGLSIRWQCDSHAGDILCNRDTLVGAVLNLIENAIQASGSDVRLKVHLYTRDNTLRLCVSDSGSGIEPAVLARLGEPFFTTKTTGTGLGLTVVKAVARAHQGELQLRSRLGRGTCATVLLPLFSSAPGME, from the coding sequence ATGAGCCAAGCCGCCCAAGCCCAGATGTCTCCTGTCCCTGATCCGGGACACCTGCCGAGCGCCGAACAGGCGAGCCGGCTTGGACTCGAGCAGGCCTTTTCGCTGTTCAATCAGATGTCCAGCCAACTGACGGACTCCTACAGCCTGCTGGAAGCCCGGGTGACCGAGCTCAAGGGGGAGCTGGCCGTGGTCAGTGCCCAGCGCATGCAGGAGTTGGCGGAAAAAGAGCGTCTGGCGAATCGCTTGCAGAATCTTCTCGACTTGCTACCGGGGGGCGTCATCGTCATCGATGCCCATGGTCGCGTGCGCGAAGCCAACCCGGCCGCCTGCGAGTTGCTCGGCCTGCCGTTGGAAGGTGAGCTGTGGCGCCACGTCATCGCCCGCTGCTTCGCGCCCCGCGAGGATGACGGCCACGAAGTGTCCCTCAAGGACGGCCGACGGTTGTCCATCTCGACCCGTTCGCTGGACGCCGAGCCTGGCCAACTGGTGTTGCTTAACGACTTGACCGAAACCCGTCACCTGCAAGATCAGCTGGCCCGCCATGAGCGCCTGTCTTCCTTGGGGCGGATGGTGGCGTCGTTGGCGCACCAGATTCGCACGCCGCTGTCGGCCGCGCTGCTCTACGCCAGTCATCTGACAGAACAGCCCCTGCCGATGGAAACCCAGCAACGGTTCGCCGGGCGCTTGAAGGAACGCCTGCATGAGCTGGAGCACCAGGTGCGTGACATGCTGGTGTTCGCCCGCGGCGAGCTGCCGCTGACCGACCGCGTGACTCCCAAGGCGCTGCTTCAATCATTGCAGGCTGCCGCGTTGACCCATGTGCAGGGCCTGTCGATCCGCTGGCAGTGCGACAGCCATGCCGGGGACATATTGTGCAACCGCGACACGCTGGTGGGCGCGGTATTGAACCTCATTGAAAATGCGATCCAGGCCAGTGGCAGCGATGTCCGGCTGAAAGTGCACCTCTATACCCGCGACAACACCTTGCGCCTGTGCGTCAGTGACAGCGGCAGTGGCATCGAGCCGGCCGTGCTAGCGCGGTTGGGTGAACCATTCTTCACCACCAAGACCACCGGGACAGGCCTTGGCCTGACCGTGGTCAAGGCTGTGGCCCGTGCTCACCAGGGAGAATTGCAGTTGCGCTCGCGGTTGGGGCGCGGCACTTGTGCGACGGTGCTCCTGCCGCTGTTTTCCAGCGCGCCAGGAATGGAGTGA